In Haloarchaeobius salinus, the sequence ATGTCCTGTTCAAGCCAATCAATAGCTAACGACCCACCATGGCCGGCAGTCATCCGCCACCAATTGTTCTCTTGATTTGCCATAGCGCGAAGAACTTGTAGAACTCATTTAAATGTGAATGTACAGACATCCGAAATAGTACTATTCCAGTACGATTGCGAGCAAATTAGCAATAAATCAATCCGGGTAAACGTTATACAGTAGCTGGTAGCTACTTTGGTTATAGTTGGGATATTATCGTGAGTGAGAAAGTCACCGCTGGAAATCAAACTGAGTCAGAGGAAGCAGACGGGTCTCAAGTCGATGAAACCCCGGACCTCCGGCCTTCCCGTCAGCAAGAGCGTGACCATTCCCCGGATGCGTACTCCTCGGGGTACGATTCGTTTGGTGAGACCCGCGTCGGCATAGGGAGTGCTGGCGGAAAGGTAGAGAAACTCATCCGGCATAATGAAGGCCGGCATCGTTCCGACGGCGATCACAGCACCCGTGAAGCAGTCCGCGATAAGGTTCGTGTGACGGAGGCGTTCTGCTCTGCTCTCGATCTCCCCACTCACCAGCAACAAGCGGCAGTTACCGCAATGACGACGATGAATCTTGATCGGTTCGGTCGGCAGAAACGCCTGTCAAAAGTTGCTCTCGCCACGATCAAAGTCGCCGTCGAGTGGGACCGATTTAATCGGATTCCTGATGAGGCCTTGCCGGACCTTGATGCCGACCGACTCCCACCGCGGATGCTGGAACAAGACGAGTTCCAAACGCTGCTGGAGGAACAAGAGGTTTCAAAATCCGATCTGTACAGCGTCTCACAACTGGTCAAACGCGAACTCAAAAAACACGACCACTTCCCACTGTGACTGCCGCTTCCCGCCCGCTGCAGTCGCCAACGAAGTCTCACTGGGCAAAGATCACCCCCTTTTCCTGCCAATAAATGCACAAGAGGAATCATATATGAATTTGAAATGATCGAAGGGCATTTTCTTTTAAGTATTCCCTGCGACAATATGCGGGATGAGGGTCGTCGGTCGTCGGTTCCGCCATAAGGCGGAGCGACGGCCCGGCTGCCAATTAACGCGCGAAGTTCGCCCCCTTCGTCAAGCAGGGTACCCAACTTGGCACCTTCGTAACCCCTCTTCAGAAGTGGCCAGTTCACGAAGACTCTGTTTCAGCTACGAAGGGGTACTCCATTACGCACGCGAGCTTCGAGGCTTCGACCCAGCCAACCGCTTCGGTGTACACTCCACCGTACGCGCGAGGTTCACGCATCGCTTCTCGTCGTTAGCCAGCGACGCCCCTTAGAGACCCTTCGACACTTCCCCAGAGAGTTCCATCCCTCTCGAAGCCTCACCTCGCAGGGTCTCCTCACCAATACGTATCAACGCGCCCAGTGGCAACACTGGCCAGCGCAGATACATCCCATAGGTAGCCACTGGCACTCAGACGACGACGCACCACACGCGACTCCTTCGACCAATGTCCAGCTACACCAACCTCGACCAGACGTATCTTCCGCCGATCAAACAGCACGCCCGCGACCGCTGGCACGAACGCTTCCGCACGGACCGCCCGCTCGAAGCCGCCTGGCGCGCCGCCAAACCTGTCGAAGCCCCAGCAGCCCGCTGCAGCCACGCCCGGCTCTACGAACCCGTCGACGCACTCATGCTCGTCCGCGACGGCTGGCTCCGAACCGTCCTCATCAACGACGGTCGCCTCGACACAACCGGCCTCGTGATGTGCGACGCCTGCGACGACCTCGTAGACCCGATCACAGACACGCGCTGCCCAACATGCGGAGAACCACAACCCGCCGTCCAAACCTGCGGACAAGTCACCGTCATCCGCGGAGGTAATCACCGATGAGCAGCCCCCCGTTCCTCCACATCGACGAGTTCGACGGCACCAACGGATTCGTCAAAACGAAAGCGTTCGTCAACTACACCATCGACCTCAACAGCCACACCCCTTACCAGAAAGTCATGCTCGGCAACAGCGACCGTGGCGACGTCCAACGCCCCTGCGTCGTCTTCAACGACGACATCACTCTCAACGAAGGGTGTGGCTACGTCTTCGGCGGCTTCGACAACCTCTGGCCAGAAGGAGAGGAGATACAGTTGAAGCTCGCCCAAGGCGCGTGGATCCGGAAGATCTACGACCCGAACGACGAGTAGCGCCCCTCCCACCGTTCTGCACTCGGATCAGTATCTGTGCTCGGGTCGAGTATCGTCCCGCACGCCCCAGTTTAATGACGACAGGTTGAGAAAGGTTGTAGTAATGGCAGCTACGCTCACCGAACCCGCCGTTCTCGCTGCCGCCAAAGACACCCTCTACCCTGATCTCGACGATAATCAAGAACACTACGCTGTCACGGAAACGCAGTTCACGAAACTATCGTGGGGCGGGTGGGAGATCCCTGACGATCTGCGCCGACGCCTCGCGCCGTACAACACGATTCGCCTCACAGACGGGGAACCTGACCTCCTCGGCGTCGGAATGCCCGCTCTCGAAGTCCTGAACGCCGACGCCGCAACAACCCCAGTCACGGTAATCGAAGCGAAAGGCCACAACAACGACCCGAGTGCCGCCGACGTCCGAACCGGAATCAACCAGGCACACGGCCACCTATCCGAAGTCAACATCGGGTACGTCGCTGCCCCCATCCAGAGCATCACCGACCAGGCACGCGCACTGGCCCGCGACCTCAACATCGGCGTCATCGGCGTCGAAAACCCGCACGACGCAACGCTCATCGAACCCGCTCGCGTCACCGGCGTCGGCGACTTCTCCACCACCATTGACGCGATCCGCTTCCAAGCCACAACGCACCAACTCACCGAAGGCAGTTTCCCAGTCAACCACCCGAAGAACTACCTCGGCTATGCACTCGCCCTCGCCGCAGATGGTGACACAGCTGACATCTACTCCGAGCACGTGATCAACAGCGTCTCAGGCGGCCGCCGCGGTGCAATCCTCCTCGGTCTCGTCGACAATCAGCCCGGTGGAGAGACACTCACGCACCTCGGTGCTGAGGTCGTCCGCTTCGCCCGCACTCAACACGGAACCGTCGATACTGCACTCGACGAATTCGCCTCTTGGAAAGGCCGATCCACACCGTTCACCGACCTCGCACCCCGGTGGGCGCAACTCGCCCGCTCAGTCGCCATCCAGTACGAGCCCACGCAACTCATCATCGAAGCCCTCGAACGCCTCCACCAACGCGGCATCAAACCCGCTACTATCGACGCCGTCGTCCGAGAAGCCTGCCGTATCAACCAACCACTCGCCGTAGAAGTATTCATCACCCAATCCAGGCGCGAAGACGTGCTCACCGCCGATGGTGACATCGATGAATCAGTGCTTACCGATTCGGCGGTGTACAAATCGGGAATCCACTTTCAGTTCAAATACCACCTCCGGCATATTGGACTGCTCACAGAAGGTGGGACCGACGACAAGGACGAGGTTCTATCGAACGAGTGGGCGCTACATCAAGCAGTCGGGATCTGACTGACTCACTCTTCGCCTGACTTACTCACCTCGGTGATGAGATTCCCGAACCGTCGGAGCAGGACTTCTGCATTCTCCTTGGTTGTTGTCGGCTGGTACTGTCCCTCTTTGTACTCCGCTAGTTGGATACTCGGGTGAGCTAATAGGTTGAGTGACTGTTCAATGACGTGCTGCTCCGGAACTCGTTCCTCACTGTACATGCCCTTCAAAATCAAGCGGAGTCGGTTGGCGGTTCCTTCTTCTGGATCTGCTCGTTGAAGCGCTTCCATCACGGCCAACAAGTCCTCAGTACCGCCAAGGCGAGTCCGGAGTTCATCATCGATCTGATCAAGCCGGTCATCTTGGAACGCCCCCGGTTCGGTGAGATATGCCGAGAGTGCTTCCGGTGGAATCCCATAGGTATCACGCCGTTCTAAGAGCGCCTGGAGGTGATCGGTCGCAAGGAGGACAATCCCTTGTCGGTCCGCATCTTCAATTGCCGCCGGAGTGAAGCCAGGCGCAACAACAATCGCCTGGTCGGCCGAGTGCCGCTCTTTATGCCCCTGTATCCGTGTTGCATCCGGCGAGGCCAACGTCCCACTACTTCGTGCCTTTACCTCGATGACTGCGTGAATTGGAGCCGTGATTTCAACGTCCGTATCATCTCCGCCTTCAATCCATCGCGCTTCAAACCCTAACCGAGAGAACGCCTTGGCGACCAGTTCTTCCAACTCCTCATATTGGTCACCATCCCGACTCGCCGCAACAATACGCTCTCCCAGATCTAGTTCTTGTACCTCTTCAGATTCCTCCTGCGACGGCTCCTCATCGAACTCATGAACCCGGACACCGCTCCCTGTCAACTCATTAACCGCGGTTTCAACGGACTCATACGCATCCTCTATGTCGCGGATACGCGAATCCGACACACGACTGAACCCCTGCGGAATATAATTGTCTTGGTACCCCGCGAGTTCGTTGAACGACTCAACGTCCACATCAATCTCCTCCACCCCAGTCAAGAACACCAAATACCGCCACGGACTTTCAGGATCCCACGGGTTCCCCTCAGTACGCCAGAGGTGCTCAGCCAGGTCAAGATCTTCACGTGTCCGCACAACCGTCGCCTGCGCGATGTACCTCCCATCTCGGTAGATTAACGCAATGTCCCCACCCTCCACGAACTGCCACTTCGAGTCAACTGACGTTCCCCACAGATGCACTTTCTCCGTCTCTGAATCAGTAACGGCCTCAACTTCGGTGTCAGAAAGGTACTCTTCAAACTCTGCCGGGTCATGCCCTTCCTTCACGGACTGCAGATAATCCTGATAGGCGTCCTCCCGTCCAGCTGTTATAATGGCAATCCCCGTCATTCCTGTGTGAGTGAATCACTACGTTGCCAGGAGAAAAATCACAGGGGTAGACAGGGAGTCTGCCGGTTACTCTGCAGTCTGAATTTCGGTGCGAATATCCGTCAGTTCCGATTTTACCTCCCCCTCGATCTCCTCTAGTTCCTCGTCGATCTCGTTGGCCGTCTTCCTGATTGAGGTGGTCTTCTTCCGAATCGTACTGAACCGGTCAATCGAATCGCTCACCTCACTCACGGCATTCTGAATGGCTTCCGGATCGAACGCGGTGCCCGAATCGACGTACCCTTGAACCGCTCGTGTCCGCGCCCAGTTGTACGCGATTCGAAGGAAGCCCGGTTCGACGTCGTCGTCCTCGGTTTCTTTGAGGGCAACGGAGAGCCGCTCGGAATCGAACTCGTGGAAGTACCCGACCTTGTTCGGGATGTAGGACTCGCACTCGAAGACGATGATCCCGTAATCGGCGTCACGGTTCTCCACGGCGTCAGCGAGTTCCTCCTTGATACCGCGCTGTGAGTACCCGCTGTCGCTTTTCGCTTCGACGACGATTCGCTGACCAGTATCGTTGAGCGTGATGACGAAGTCCCCGACTTTCCGGCCACTGATCTCACCAATCGTGTCGCCGGTGTACTCGACTTCGTTACTCGTGTTGTACACAAGGTTCGAGAGTATGTTCTCGACGGTGTCTTCGAAGTCGTCGCCCTTCAGCGTGGTCCGCTGCCGGATCTCTTCCTCCGTCTCCTCAGCGGTCGCTTGCTCCTCGATTTTATCACGAAGGTCTTGAATCTGATCCTGCAACGTCCGCTTGAGCCGGTACGTCGGTGTTCCCTCCGTATCGGGATCCAGCGCCTTCTGAATGCGTTCGCCGTCCTCACCGAGCTCTTCATCGAGGCGCTCGGTAAACGGCCCGTCTTCGCTGAACGCGTCCTCAATGTGCTGCTTGAGATGCCCATCCTGACCGAGATGATCCTCGAAAATCTGGGGGACGTGACCATCGTCGCCAAACTTCTCTTCAACCTCGTCCTCGATCCGGTCAATTTCCTCTTGGAGATCTCGCTGCATCTCAGTGAACTTCCGCTCGACGTACTCCTCCTGCTGAGACGTTTCCGCGAGATCCAGCGTCGTTACACCGACACGCAGCGCTCTGACGAAGGCATCCTCCCGCTCCCGATCATCGTCAAACTGCTGGAGATAATCAACGACCGTCGAATCCGTAATCTCAACATCAGTTACGTAAGCGCGGCCGTCATCCATCTCTATCCGAGGAACCCCTTCAGTAGCCATGTATCACGCCGGAAAATATCTCTCCAACTAAATAAAATGGAGGCACCAATTTCGGTACAACGAGACAATTAATATACGAAGGGCACCAAGAACTATCTCGTCATCTCTGACCGGAATAGTGCTTTCGGAAAGCGTTTAATACAGTTTCATGATTACTATGCTACTTGAGGAACAGACCTGATGGGATCTATTGACAACTCAGGTATGGATATCGAACGCGTTATTTCGCAAGCAGAAGGGCAGATAGACCGTCAACTGCTTTCTGGCCAAGGGGAGGGAGGGCTATTTACCACGGGATATCTCTCTGACAGTCCGTTTTATGAACTTTTGTCCGCGAACGAGGTACCTCACTACCTATTCGCCTCAGCGAAGAAAGCCCCGACCATCGATGGGCACCCCCAACGAGACTCTCTTGATGACTACCGCGCGATTACAGCTGTGACGAGTGATAGGATTCTCTATGCGGTCGGCGCGAGCGATGGCGATATCACGGGCGAAATTGGGTACGATGAGATTGATGCGGTTGATATAACAGATGTTGGGTCACCACTTCGGTCGAAACCCGTACTCCTCGTCGAGACTGTAGATCAGGAGTATCGGTTCTACGGTGCAAATGTCGCCAACAGGGATTCGTTACTTGATTTTATCCGCGAACAAATCACCAATGTCTACGAGTCGAAGACGCGAAAGCACATCGCCGACGCAAAGGAGGCACTAAGCGATGGCAACCTGACGCAAGCCGCTGATCAGATAGATACAGCACGGGAATTCTTCGGCGTAGCCAGTGAATGGCGAGAGCTAATTACGCGCGACGCTGATCTAGCAGATCTTGACGCAGAGATTGACTCGCTGACTGACCGTCTCTCTGCTAACCGCACTATTCAGTCGGTGCTCAAAGACGTCCAAGGGGCCATCGAAGACGGGGACGCCGCATTTAAAAAAGGCGATATCAACGAAGCGGGTGCCAAGTACAAGGAGGCCTATGACTGTCTAGATGATCTTGACGAAATGGTTGAACTGAATGCTATCCTAGGAGAAAGTGATATCAATTCTGTACGCTCAGAGTTGCGAGTTCGGGACTTTGCGACAACTCCTACCGAAGTTCATCGGAGGTTGCGGGATCGTCTTGAAAGAGCACGTAGTGCCGAAGCGGCATCCGAAAGGACGAGTGACCCGAAGCAGGCAAAAACTAATCTCGAAGCTGCTGCCGAGACTGTAAAGGAGTATTTCGATGAACTCCAGAGCGCCAATATCGGATTTGCCGAATGCACCCCAGAAGGGCAATGCGATGGCTGTGGTCGGCCCATCGGTGTTGACCTTAATATCGAAATCGGAGGGGTCCCCGTCTCGGTTTGTGCACCCTGTTCCGAATTTGGTGATAACCGGCTACTCACCGAGGACGAGGCGGAAGAATACATTGAACAATTAGAAACAAAGCGTAAGCTGACTGGACCACTTCCGGCCGCAGTTCGACGTATCAATAATAGCCACAGCCGGACACCCACTCCTGACGAAGTACTTTCTGAGGCCGGCGTGTCTGCCACCGCTTTACAGGAGCGGTACGGATCGTACGAAGATTTGCTCGATTCTCTTGATTTAGATCCGACATCGGACCTCCTAAATGATCTCCGGAACGTCGCAGACAAGGTCGAAAGACAGCCGACTAAGGAGGATGTTCGAACGCATGGCCGGTACAAGATAGCGCGGTTCCTCACTCACTTCGGCGACTGGGAGAGTGCACTCCAAGCAGCTGAGCTTAACACAACCGAAGGGGTCAATGGGTTAGCCGGAAACGACTCCAAAGAAGGTGATGACGGTGACGAAGGTGATGAACTGGATACCCCCACTACAGAAGAACTCCTCGCCCCCGTACGAGAGGCTGCTAATACACTTGGACGCCCGCCAACGTATCAGGAAGGAATGGATCGAACCCAATTCTCAGGCAGCCAGTACGGTAGTCAGTTGGGCACCTGGAACGATGTCTTAGCGGCCGCTAATCTCGATGTTCGAGAAGCCTTGTGCGAGGATTTACGATCAGTAGCTGACGAGATGGGCATGACTCCGATGCGGCAAAATCTTGAGGAATATGCGACGTATCCACCACGCCTTTACGAGGACTGCTTCGGGTCAATTGAAGCCGTGATTAAGGCCGCCGGGTTCGAATTGGTCAACACTGATCGGTACAACTGGATCAAAAGCCTCCGAAAGCTATACCTGGAGAAAGGGGAGGTTCCGTTACCATTCGACGTACGAGATCGCGCGCCAAATCTGCTTGACGAAATCTACGACGATGTTCAGACCTGGGATGAGGCTTTAAGTAAAGCCGGAATCCGCAAAGGTGACCAGGACGATTTCGCCGAACGGCTGTTGATGGAACTCCAGCAAGTCGGCGAGGAACTTGGCCATCAACCATCACGACAAGAGTTCAACCGTTACGGATCATTGCCCGTTTCGGAGCTCGAATCACACTTCGACTCATTCAAACAGGCACTTTCCGTGTCTGACCTGGACCTGCCGTCAGGACGACCTGTTCAGGGTCCGCTCGATGAACCGCCAGATGCAAGTGGTGAAATACCATCTCACACTGACCTACTCCGCGAACTCCACTGGCTTGTCGAACGAAAAGGTAGATCAGATGCCCGAGAGCGATTCGAAGAAATCGGCTCATTTGACGCTGAGCACTACGATTTGCAGTTTGGATCACTTGATGATGCGTTTGACCAATTATTTGAGATCCAACAATCCGATACTCGCGGGAGCGAATACGCTCCGCGACGCATCCTCGTTGACGAACTTAGCCAGTTCGGTGAATTTCTGGAGCGAGCACCAACGCTGATCGAACTGCTCTACTATAGTAGTGTTTCTCTGGAGAAATTCTCCGAGAAATTTGAGTCATTAGCTGACATCTATAATGCGGCAGGGTTTGAGTACGATGACGATTTGCCGTCGAACGAAGAGCTTCTCAACGACATTCAGCTAGTTGGTGAAGAGCTTGGTCGCCCACCGACACTCGATGAGTATGCTGACCACGGTCAATTTGACTATGCAAATGCTATTCGTCGATTTGACGGGTGGATTCCGACGCTAAACGCGGTCGGCTACGACTTATTATCAACTGTCCCGAGTCTTCAGTACTACCGAACTATAGAGGTTGACCGAGTTCGATTCGAGTCTATACTACGATTCCAAACCGGCTTTGGGGAAATGGCAATATTGTTGGACGACCTCTACCGTCTTCAACACCAGTTCGGAGACGAACTTTCAGCTCAGTTGGTCGCCGAATACGGTCGCTATCCGATAACTGCCTATCAGTCCGCCTTCGGTACAGTTGATTCAGCAATCTCGACAATCGGGCTAACTCCTACCAATGCAAGCGTTGGTGTTCAGATACTTGACCAGTCTCTCCGGACATCGTTCAGCAATATCAAGATGAGGCTGGGACGGCAGCCGACACAAGAGGAAGTAGATGCACTTGGCGAGTATGTGTCGATAACCTACGTTACCCGATTTAGCTCGTGGGATACAACGCTTGACGAGTGCCTTGAGTCATCTGACCTTGATGACCACAAGGCCCCAACCCCCTACGCACTGCTCTGGGAGCTTGACCGTGTCGCTGAAAAAATCGGGGATACCCCGAATCCGGGGGTACTCCTGGCAAAGGGACAATACGATGCCGATGTGTACCTCGACACCTTTGACTCCTGGCAGGCCCTCTACGAAGCCGCGGGGTATGAGTGGGAACATAGCGAAGGGGTAGGAACGGCAGCTGCTCCTGGGGAACTTGATACTACTAGAAATGATTCGGATGACGCGAGCGACGAGGGGCTGTCCCGAACCGATGACGTGAGTATTCACGAAGAGACGGATGGCACGGAAGCCAAGTCAGGTGACAATGCAGACGCTTCGGAGGAGCTGGCTACTAATTCCCAGGAGAACGAAGAGCGGCAGGAGATGATCGATACCCTCCAAGACCTCTACGACGATCTTGGTCGGATTCCGCTTGCACAGGATATCCGGGATCAGACAGAATACTCTCAACACGACTATACGTCTGAATTCGGAAGCTTGGACGATGCACTTGCAGAAGCAGGATATGACAAGCGTAAGGCCCTGCTAAAGGAGTTGGAACGAGTCGCAGATGAACTGGGCCGTCCCCCCACTACTGTTGATTTCGCTGACAATGCTGAGTTCTCTTCAGCGCTATACACGCAGTACTTCGGGTCTTGGGAAGATACACTTGAAGCGGCCGGAGTCAGCAAAGAAGATAACGACGACAGCGACGGTGCTGACAAAAAAGAGTCTGACACGAGTACAAGCGGCTCCGCCTCTAGCGAATCACAAGCCAATAGCAGCGAGAAGGGAAATGCCCCAGATCAGCCGTCCGACGAGGAATTGCTTGACGAACTTCGAACCCTCGACAAAAGGTTGGAGACGGTTCCCCGATGGGGTGATATGAACGAACGAGGCGCATATAAGAGTCAGACATATATCGACAGATTCGGATCGTGGGACGACGCTCTCGAAGAAGCTGGTGTTGATAAAGGTGGCCAATTGCTCGCAGAACTCAAACGAGTCGCGGACGAACTCGGTCGAACTCCATCGACGGTAGCTATGAACGAGCGGGGACGATACAGCGCCTCGATGTATGCGAAGTTCTTTGGCTCCTGGAGTAACGCTGTTGACAAGCTCGACAGGAAGGAGACAAGAACTAACCAAGAGACTGATCCCACGAAGGAGTCTGAAACTCCCGAGAAGGACGCACTTATTAGTGAACTCAATCGGCTGTCTAACGAGACTGATGGCTTAGTGAAGGCTACAGATATGCAGGAGGATGGGGCGTACGCAGTCAATCAATATACTGAGCAATTCGGGTCGTGGGACGAAGCTCTCGATGAGGCAGGAATTGAGCGGAAGGCTCAACTCCTGAACGAGATCGAGCAAGTTTGGGAGCAACTCGGTAGACGCCCCTCAACGGTCGAGATGAACAAACATGGACGAGTATCGGCTACGACAGTAACCAAGTACTTTGATAGTTGGGAGGATGCTTGTGATCTGGCGGACCCGAACATCGATTCAACTGGTGGATATAATTTCGATAAAAACTCAAATCAGAACAAATCGGAAGAGTCTGGTCCTAACCATGAACTGGATGGGGAAGAGATTAATCGGCTACGCGATATTGTTCGGTTACAACCGACGAAAAACGCCGAATTGAAGGACCAGTGGGGGTTGGAAAGTGGAAGCGAAGTGCATCGGTACCTGGAGTTTCATTTCTCGAAATACTATTACCGCGACAAAGATTCATATATTCGGGCAACTGAGGTGGGAGAGTCAATAATTGAGGATCCTGAAGGCGGGGCCCCTGCCAACGGCAAATCAGTCGGTAAGACGGATTTACGACGACGCGACCTGATCCTATCTCTAGTTGAGCTCTCAGAGAAGGTGGACCATCTTCCCGGTCCAAACGAAATCAAAGAACAAAGCGAGTATGCCCTCCAACGATATCAAGAAGAGTTTGGTAGTCTTATTAACGCCTACAAGGCGGCGGGTCTTCTCCCAGGGGATGCTACGAAGGAAGATTTCCATAGAGAGATAAGATTAGGATCGAACTCCGACAGTAGATACAGTGAATTCGATGAATCAGAGGAGGATGCAGCTCCCCAAGATGATTCGGGAGAAATTGATGATGCGTTAAAGAAGAAAATGTTATTCGACGAGGGGATTTAACCCTACGGCGATGAATTAAGTACCCACCTAGACGGACATCTCAATATGGACAGAACCACTACTCGGCTAAAGGATATTGAACTTCCACTATTGCAGGAAACTGCTACAGATGACCTGATAGAGGACTTTTATACCCCATGTCTGCAGGTGGCGACTGAGTATAAGCGCGCGGTTGGCTACTTTACCAGCAGTTGGTTTGAAGTAGCTGCTACTGGGATGGCGGGTCTTGCCGATAATGGAGGGACAGCGAAATGGATCATTAGCCCAAAACTGGCCACTGATGATTGGGAAGCAATCAAGCGGGGTGAAGCTGCTCAACGTGATGGAGAACTCTATTCCGAGATGGAAGGGTTAGTTAACGACCTTCAAACAAATCTGGAGGAAAACACGCAAAATACTCTCGCCTGGTTAATCGCCGATGGATTACTCCAGATCAAGATCGCGGTTGCTCAGGGCCAACTCACCGGCGATTTCCATGATAAATGGGGAGTAGTCACCGACAAATATGATGACAAGATAGCCTTCCATGGCTCCCAAAACGATAGCCGAAAGAGCCTCACAAACTATGAGGCAAATTCAATTTTCACGTCGTGGCGATCAGAATTGGACGCAACTAGAGTACAACAGCATGAACAACGCTTTGATGATCTCTGGGAGAATCAGAAATCTGGAGTCCAATGCTTCAATCTCCCGGATAGCGTGAATTTAGATATTGTGGAACTCCGTTCTGACGAACGGCCATACCAGGACCCCGGAGAGAAGACTAAACTTACTAGTCCATATCGTTGGCGACACCAAGAGGAGGCAGTGGATGCATTTATTGAATCAAAATCTGGCATCCTCGAAATGGCGACGGGAACGGGGAAAACGAGAACCTCGCTCAAGATCCTTGACCGCCTTCTTCGAGATGATGAAATTGAGGATCTTGTCGTCGCAACACACGGCAACGATCTACTTAACCAATGGCGAGAAACTCTATTAGAACACTTTTCACCAGGTGAGATGTTTCTATATCGTCAATATGGTGGGGCGAAGGAATTAGGAAACTATTTGGCGGCAGATAATGACCACGTTGATGTCCTACTGACCTCTTATTCGAATCTTAGTGATGCTATTGACGGGGATACGACGAACAAGCTTAGTGGTGCGCTTCTGATATGTGATGAAGTACATAACATGGGCGCGGAAACTAAGCAGGAGCAATTAGGTGGTGAATTGAATGTCTTCCCGTACCGACTGGGGTTAAGCGCGACACCTTTTGATCCATACGATCAAGACAGGAATGAATTTTTGAAGAATGAGGTCGGATCGGTAGTTTATGAATTTGGGTTGGAATCGGCAATTCGCCGTGGGATTCTCTGT encodes:
- a CDS encoding DNA-directed RNA polymerase subunit epsilon, producing MSEKVTAGNQTESEEADGSQVDETPDLRPSRQQERDHSPDAYSSGYDSFGETRVGIGSAGGKVEKLIRHNEGRHRSDGDHSTREAVRDKVRVTEAFCSALDLPTHQQQAAVTAMTTMNLDRFGRQKRLSKVALATIKVAVEWDRFNRIPDEALPDLDADRLPPRMLEQDEFQTLLEEQEVSKSDLYSVSQLVKRELKKHDHFPL
- a CDS encoding DUF5797 family protein, whose product is MDIERVISQAEGQIDRQLLSGQGEGGLFTTGYLSDSPFYELLSANEVPHYLFASAKKAPTIDGHPQRDSLDDYRAITAVTSDRILYAVGASDGDITGEIGYDEIDAVDITDVGSPLRSKPVLLVETVDQEYRFYGANVANRDSLLDFIREQITNVYESKTRKHIADAKEALSDGNLTQAADQIDTAREFFGVASEWRELITRDADLADLDAEIDSLTDRLSANRTIQSVLKDVQGAIEDGDAAFKKGDINEAGAKYKEAYDCLDDLDEMVELNAILGESDINSVRSELRVRDFATTPTEVHRRLRDRLERARSAEAASERTSDPKQAKTNLEAAAETVKEYFDELQSANIGFAECTPEGQCDGCGRPIGVDLNIEIGGVPVSVCAPCSEFGDNRLLTEDEAEEYIEQLETKRKLTGPLPAAVRRINNSHSRTPTPDEVLSEAGVSATALQERYGSYEDLLDSLDLDPTSDLLNDLRNVADKVERQPTKEDVRTHGRYKIARFLTHFGDWESALQAAELNTTEGVNGLAGNDSKEGDDGDEGDELDTPTTEELLAPVREAANTLGRPPTYQEGMDRTQFSGSQYGSQLGTWNDVLAAANLDVREALCEDLRSVADEMGMTPMRQNLEEYATYPPRLYEDCFGSIEAVIKAAGFELVNTDRYNWIKSLRKLYLEKGEVPLPFDVRDRAPNLLDEIYDDVQTWDEALSKAGIRKGDQDDFAERLLMELQQVGEELGHQPSRQEFNRYGSLPVSELESHFDSFKQALSVSDLDLPSGRPVQGPLDEPPDASGEIPSHTDLLRELHWLVERKGRSDARERFEEIGSFDAEHYDLQFGSLDDAFDQLFEIQQSDTRGSEYAPRRILVDELSQFGEFLERAPTLIELLYYSSVSLEKFSEKFESLADIYNAAGFEYDDDLPSNEELLNDIQLVGEELGRPPTLDEYADHGQFDYANAIRRFDGWIPTLNAVGYDLLSTVPSLQYYRTIEVDRVRFESILRFQTGFGEMAILLDDLYRLQHQFGDELSAQLVAEYGRYPITAYQSAFGTVDSAISTIGLTPTNASVGVQILDQSLRTSFSNIKMRLGRQPTQEEVDALGEYVSITYVTRFSSWDTTLDECLESSDLDDHKAPTPYALLWELDRVAEKIGDTPNPGVLLAKGQYDADVYLDTFDSWQALYEAAGYEWEHSEGVGTAAAPGELDTTRNDSDDASDEGLSRTDDVSIHEETDGTEAKSGDNADASEELATNSQENEERQEMIDTLQDLYDDLGRIPLAQDIRDQTEYSQHDYTSEFGSLDDALAEAGYDKRKALLKELERVADELGRPPTTVDFADNAEFSSALYTQYFGSWEDTLEAAGVSKEDNDDSDGADKKESDTSTSGSASSESQANSSEKGNAPDQPSDEELLDELRTLDKRLETVPRWGDMNERGAYKSQTYIDRFGSWDDALEEAGVDKGGQLLAELKRVADELGRTPSTVAMNERGRYSASMYAKFFGSWSNAVDKLDRKETRTNQETDPTKESETPEKDALISELNRLSNETDGLVKATDMQEDGAYAVNQYTEQFGSWDEALDEAGIERKAQLLNEIEQVWEQLGRRPSTVEMNKHGRVSATTVTKYFDSWEDACDLADPNIDSTGGYNFDKNSNQNKSEESGPNHELDGEEINRLRDIVRLQPTKNAELKDQWGLESGSEVHRYLEFHFSKYYYRDKDSYIRATEVGESIIEDPEGGAPANGKSVGKTDLRRRDLILSLVELSEKVDHLPGPNEIKEQSEYALQRYQEEFGSLINAYKAAGLLPGDATKEDFHREIRLGSNSDSRYSEFDESEEDAAPQDDSGEIDDALKKKMLFDEGI
- a CDS encoding restriction endonuclease, translated to MTGIAIITAGREDAYQDYLQSVKEGHDPAEFEEYLSDTEVEAVTDSETEKVHLWGTSVDSKWQFVEGGDIALIYRDGRYIAQATVVRTREDLDLAEHLWRTEGNPWDPESPWRYLVFLTGVEEIDVDVESFNELAGYQDNYIPQGFSRVSDSRIRDIEDAYESVETAVNELTGSGVRVHEFDEEPSQEESEEVQELDLGERIVAASRDGDQYEELEELVAKAFSRLGFEARWIEGGDDTDVEITAPIHAVIEVKARSSGTLASPDATRIQGHKERHSADQAIVVAPGFTPAAIEDADRQGIVLLATDHLQALLERRDTYGIPPEALSAYLTEPGAFQDDRLDQIDDELRTRLGGTEDLLAVMEALQRADPEEGTANRLRLILKGMYSEERVPEQHVIEQSLNLLAHPSIQLAEYKEGQYQPTTTKENAEVLLRRFGNLITEVSKSGEE